In Fusarium oxysporum f. sp. lycopersici 4287 chromosome 6, whole genome shotgun sequence, a single window of DNA contains:
- a CDS encoding hypothetical protein (At least one base has a quality score < 10), whose translation MRALALLLDVHVNKVTTRLRVLHSVLEVPERLDSPVRLLHLSFRDYLVDPENRETVELWVDEKLTHRNLVKHCLRVMRGVLRENICGLSFPGMRRSAVGVTQLEEHMPSQLQYACMYWVHHQMKGDPEHNDGDEVHDFLMTHFLHWLEALSLLGRARECLDSLKSMANWLVGRRDSSLSKFVADAIRFLQANFSVVTEAPLQIYSSALIFAPSKSIVRKTFENVIPRWISTLPKVQENWDACLLTLEGHSSPVDSVVFSNDSMKLASASYDKTIWIWNAETGDCERVLEGHSDWVRSVVFSHDSKKVVSASNDKMVRIWNAETGTSKDVILLGRFCRCSFFLRPMSVGIVTDHGCICFDWRLKVIPQNSLCHYSLSGVPSVASHDGTWVTTAGTDLLWLPPECRDGRVAVAGSTIAVGCRSGKVVLLGFSAVDIADIAQS comes from the exons ATGCGCGCTCTAGCGCTACTTCTTGATGTTCATGTCAATAAGGTGACGACTAGGCTAAGGGTATTGCATTCTGTTTTGGAGGTTCCGGAAAGGCTCGATTCACCGGTGCGACTGCTCCATTTATCGTTCCGAGATTATCTCGTCGATCCAGAGAACAGAGAGACAGTCGAGTTATGGGTGGATGAGAAACTTACTCACCGAAACCTGGTAAAACACTGCTTGCGTGTTATGCGAGGCGTTCTGCGTGAGAACATATGCGGTCTGTCTTTCCCAGGTATGCGTCGATCTGCAGTAGGCGTTACGCAACTTGAGGAACACATGCCTTCACAGCTCCAATATGCTTGTATGTATTGGGTCCATCATCAGATGAAGGGCGATCCTGAACACAACGACGGCGACGAGGTTCATGATTTCCTGATGACACACTTCCTCCACTGGCTGGAGGCGCTGAGCTTGCTGGGCCGAGCCAGAGAATGTCTCGACTCACTCAAATCAATGGCAAATTGGCTGGTG GGCCGAAGAGATTCAAGCCTGTCGAAATTTGTAGCCGATGCAATTCGATTCCTTCAGGCCAATTTCTCTGTAGTTACCGAAGCACCGCTGCAGATTTATTCTTCTGCCCTGATTTTCGCCCCAAGCAAGAGCATTGTGAGAAAGACATTTGAAAACGTTATCCCCAGATGGATAAGCACTCTGCCGAAGGTTCAAGAAAATTGGGATGCATGCTTGTTGACTCTGGAGGGCCATAGCAGCCCGGTCGACTCGGTGGTGTTCTCGAACGACTCGATGAAGCTGGCATCGGCCTCTTACGACAAGACGATATGGATCTGGAATGCGGAGACGGGCGACTGTGAGCGAGTGCTAGAGGGCCATAGCGACTGGGTCAGGTCGGTGGTGTTCTCGCACGACTCGAAAAAGGTGGTATCGGCCTCTAACGACAAGATGGTACGGATCTGGAACGCGGAGACTGGAACATCCAAGGATGTCATTTTGTTAGGGCGCTTTTGCAGATGTTCTTTCTTTTTACGCCCGATGAGCGTGGGCATCGTCACAGATCATGGGTGTATTTGCTTTGACTGGCGGCTCAAGGTTATCCCGCAGAACTCCCTATGTCATTACAGCCTTTCCGGGGTCCCATCGGTCGCCTCTCACGACGGCACCTGGGTTACGACAGCTGGAACAGACTTGCTTTGGCTACCTCCCGAATGTCGCGATGGCAGAGTAGCTGTTGCGGGAAGTACGATTGCCGTAGGCTGCCGCTCGGGAAAAGTTGTGTTATTGGGGTTTTCTGCGGTGGACATAGCGGACATAGCGCAATCTTGA